In Paenibacillus sonchi, a single genomic region encodes these proteins:
- the ccpA gene encoding catabolite control protein A, translated as MTVTIYDVAREAGVSMATVSRVVNNNPNVKPQTRKKVFEAIERLGYRPNAVARGLASKKTTTVGVVIPDISNSIFAEIARGIEDIANMYHYNIILCNADKRKEKEIRVINTLLEKQVDGLLFMGGTVTEEHIQAFQTSAVPIVLCATRDEQGTYPSVDIDHETAAFDAVNTLIRHGHREIAMISGTLQDPANGYARFQGYKKALEAAGIEYQEDLVRIGNYRYESGVEAMKYFLGLKKKPTAVFAATDEMAIGAIHSIQDEGLKVPDDFSIISVDNIRMASMVRPLLTTVAQPMYDLGAVAMRLLTKLMKKETVENPRVILPHETILRLSVNHVNK; from the coding sequence TTGACGGTAACCATTTACGATGTAGCTCGAGAAGCAGGCGTATCTATGGCTACGGTATCACGGGTTGTGAACAATAACCCGAACGTGAAACCGCAGACCCGGAAGAAAGTTTTTGAAGCGATTGAACGTTTGGGCTATCGTCCAAACGCCGTGGCGAGAGGTCTCGCCAGCAAGAAAACAACAACCGTTGGGGTTGTTATCCCCGATATCTCGAACTCGATTTTTGCAGAAATTGCACGCGGGATCGAAGATATTGCCAACATGTACCATTATAACATTATTTTGTGTAACGCGGATAAGCGCAAAGAGAAGGAAATACGTGTCATCAACACGCTTTTGGAGAAGCAGGTGGACGGGCTGCTGTTCATGGGTGGAACCGTAACAGAAGAACATATCCAAGCCTTCCAAACGTCTGCCGTTCCAATCGTACTTTGCGCTACGCGTGATGAGCAGGGAACCTACCCGTCTGTTGATATCGATCATGAGACGGCGGCTTTCGATGCCGTGAACACACTTATCCGCCATGGCCACCGCGAAATTGCAATGATTAGCGGAACGCTGCAGGACCCTGCCAATGGTTATGCCCGTTTCCAGGGGTACAAGAAAGCGCTGGAAGCAGCAGGCATTGAGTACCAGGAGGATCTGGTCCGCATCGGGAATTACCGTTACGAATCCGGTGTCGAAGCGATGAAGTACTTCCTGGGGCTGAAGAAGAAGCCTACAGCTGTATTTGCGGCAACCGATGAAATGGCGATTGGTGCCATCCACAGTATTCAGGATGAAGGCCTGAAGGTGCCGGATGACTTCTCGATCATCAGTGTCGACAATATCCGCATGGCTTCTATGGTCCGTCCTTTGCTGACAACTGTAGCGCAGCCTATGTACGATCTGGGCGCGGTAGCAATGAGACTTCTGACGAAGCTGATGAAGAAGGAAACGGTTGAGAATCCGCGTGTCATTTTGCCTCATGAGACGATCCTGCGTTTGTCTGTGAATCATGTGAACAAATAA
- a CDS encoding type 1 glutamine amidotransferase domain-containing protein, with translation MRLTGKKVIALVDDEFEDLELWYPVYRVREEGAEVHLAGLEKDKTYVGKYGVPAKAEYSWDELDAADYDGILVPGGWAPDKIRRYSAVLKLVQDFNAAKKPIGQICHAGWVLISAKILEGVTVTSTPGIRDDMENAGAIWKDEAVVTDGHIISARRPPDLPPYGKAFCDALAGE, from the coding sequence ATGAGACTAACCGGCAAAAAGGTTATAGCATTGGTAGACGACGAATTCGAGGATTTGGAGCTGTGGTATCCGGTGTACCGCGTCAGAGAGGAAGGCGCCGAGGTCCATCTGGCCGGGCTGGAAAAAGATAAAACCTATGTGGGCAAATACGGGGTTCCGGCTAAAGCTGAGTATTCCTGGGATGAGCTGGACGCCGCCGATTATGACGGCATACTCGTACCCGGCGGCTGGGCTCCTGATAAAATCCGCCGCTATAGTGCGGTGCTGAAGCTTGTACAGGATTTCAACGCGGCGAAGAAGCCGATTGGGCAGATCTGCCATGCCGGCTGGGTGTTGATCTCTGCAAAAATATTGGAGGGAGTAACAGTTACATCCACCCCGGGTATCCGTGATGATATGGAGAATGCCGGAGCAATCTGGAAGGATGAAGCTGTCGTAACCGACGGACATATCATCTCCGCCCGCCGTCCGCCGGACCTGCCGCCTTATGGCAAAGCCTTCTGCGATGCGTTAGCGGGAGAGTAG